The Neorhodopirellula lusitana genome segment GCTTGAAGCGTCGGACGATTCTGCTTCCCAGGTCATCGACATTGAAGACTCCGAGTCAGTGGACGCGGATGTCGATTTCGCGGACGCATCTTTTGAGGGCGACGGCGCTTTCGACGACCAAGTTGCCTTTGACGAAGTTCCAGCAGCCGACGGCGGCTTCGACGATGGCATGGGCGATGTGGTCGAAGCTGATGAAGCGATGGAAATCAGCGAACACGAAGAAGTCGAAGTCGACACCATGTCGGCGGGCGAACCCGGCTCGATCGGTGCCCCGGTTGCCTACGAAATCCCGTTCACTCTGCTTCAAACAGTCGGGCTGTTGTTGATCCTGGTCATCATGAGCCTGGGCGGCATGCTCATGACCGATTTGGTCCGAAACATGTGGAGCTACTCCGAGCTTTCCGCTCCCGTCAGCTCGCTAACGGACATGCTGATCGACGTTGCCGGTTGGGGTAGGTAGCACTCGACAAGATCATTCGATCGCTCGATGTTCGAGCGATTTCTATAGCGTGACCCAACCAGGTCGGTTGGGGCGTGAGCCTCGTTTGCGATGACTCGTTTGCAAGGCTGGCATCCACAAAAGTGGCTCAGCGACGGCCAAAAGCGCGGACGGGTCGATCGGCTTGAACAGACAAGGTGTCGACGCCGAAGCCTCTTCAACCTTCTTTTCCAGCCCCGCCCATTTCGCATCCGCGATCAAGATGGCGGGCACCTCGGGATGCGACTGCCGCACCAACTCAAGCGTTTGCAGGACATCCATCGGTTGATCGCCCACATCCCACACGATCAAATCGATCTGTTCGGTGTGCGGCAAACCGGTCGGTGCCCCCCCAGTCTGCGCTGGCACGCCTTGGGCCGGTTCGTCCAAACGAATCGCGGTACCTTCGGCCTCGTCGACCATGTCGATCAGATCATCCGCCAGCTTTTGGATATCAGCATTGCTGTCGCCGTCCGACTCCGAGATCCCAAACGCCTTGCGGACGGCTTCTGGGGTTCGAGCACAAACGCATTGCATCCCGGCTTGATGCAGCACACCTGCGGTCGCCAGTAGCGAAAGCGGCTTGGAATCGGCTACGACGACGGTCGCGTTGTTCTTGAAAACCTGGTTCGACGTTACGTTTGGCTTCATCACACAGCTCAATGGTGGTAGACATGGATCCGACGACTTCAATGCGACAGTCGCTTGGATAAACGCCCATATCAAACTGAACGAGTGAGGGGCAAGATCCAATTGATTCGGAAGTGGAAGTCCCGCCGGATCGCCGCCCCGCCACCGTGCTCGATTCCCAACAATCACTTGCGGTAGAATGTCTGCACCGCACGCCATGGTCGAGAACTGGATTAGCGTCTGGAACGTGAATTGGCCGCCGCGACTGTCCCCCACACGAATCCCACCTGTTTCCAGCGAGTCCCCACAGCGATGCCATCAACCCAGGACCCCGCCCGCAGCCTCGCCGGCAAGCGTGCTCTCATCTCCGGTAGTTCCCAAGGAATCGGCAGCGGGATCGCGATTGAACTGGCGAAAGCGGGGGCAGACGTCACGATCAACTTCCCTTCTGAATCCAATCCGAAGGATTGTGAATTAGCCGATCAGGTCGTCTCGGAATGCGTCGCACACGGCGTGCAGGCTCAGGCAATCGCGGCGGACATGGGCCGGCAATCCGAGGTTGAGCGATTGGTCAAGGAAGCGACCGCGACGATGGGTGGACTCGATATCGTCGTTTCCAATGCCGCCTATAGCGACCGCCACTTGATGCTGGAGTCTGATTTAGACGAATTTCGAAAAACCATCGACGTCACCATGTGGGGTGCATTCCACTTGCTCCGCTGCGGGGCCCAACAAATGGTGGACGCGGGCCAGGGCGGAAGCGTGGTGATGATCAGCAGCCCAATGGCTCACATCCCGATGCCAGGCGCGATGGCGTACAACATGTCCAAGGCAGCCATCGATCAGATGGCTCGTACTGCCGCGACGGAATTGGCGGGTCACCGCATTCGAGTCAACATTGTCCATCCGGGTTGGATCGACACGCCCGGAGAACGCAAGTTCTTCAGCGAAGAATCCTTGGCTGCCGAAGCCGCCAAGCTTCCTTGGGGGCGACTGGGCCGGTCTGATGAAATCGGCCGCGGCGTAGTCTTCTTGTGTGACCCGGCCAGTCAATACATCACGGGCACAACGCTGACAATCGACGGTGGCATCCAACTACCCTGGCGAGACATGTACCGCGTCGACGAAGCAAACAAGGCCGCTAGAAAAGACACAACCGCCTAGCTCAACTTGCCTAGTAGCCGATGTCGCCAGACTTCGGGAACCTTCGCTCTAGCTCAGATCGATCCCGATTCCGGCTTCCTTGAACTCTGGCGAGTTGCTGATTGGACCCACATGCATTGTTACGCCGAAGGCGTTGTAGGCCATTAGTCGGCCGCCCTTTTCCGCAGGTGCGCTATGCGACCTGCGGCTAATATCTGCCGATCCCTTCCGGGATGCGGGTGGACTTGTGGGTAAACAACAGCTCAGGCGAGTTCAGCTGCGAATCTGAGTTCGGGACAATTCACTACTGCTGGTAGTCCGGCTTCCAAGGTTCATTTCCGTCGCGAGGCTGCAGGAACTTTGCATCCACGGACTGATACCAGTCGTGCAGTTTCTTTCGCATCTCGCCCACCATTTCCGGCATCGATTCAGAGAGATCATTTTTCTCGCCCAAATCGGCTTCCAAATCGTAAAGATGAACGCGGCCATCTTCATAGCGTTCGAACAACTTGTACTTCCCAACACGGATTGCACCGCCAGGGATACCACCTTGATTGCTGTAATGCGGGTAGTGCCAAAACAACGCTTCACGATCGAGTGATTCGCCTTCCAACGCGGGGCGGATATCGACCCCGTCAATCTCATGATCCACATCGCCACCGGCAGCGGCAACGAGAGTTGGAAATAGGTCGATCGAACAAATCGGCGTCGATGATTCGGAACCGGCTTGAGTTACACCAGGGTAACGAACAATCCATGGCTCGCGAACACCGCCTTCATAAACCCAACCCTTCCCACCACGAAGCGGCAGGTTACTGGTTGGCAATCCTTCAGATGTTGACAGGCCCCCGTTGTCAGAGGTGAAGATCACGATCGTTTCGTCTTCGACACCGGAATCCTTCAGCTGCTGCAACACCTTCCCAACCGCCTCATCCATCGCCTCGACCATGGCCGCGTACACGGGTTTGTTTTGTAGAATCCGCACCTTGCGATCACCACGCAAGAACACTTGTTCTTCGTCAGCGAACTCAGGACCGGAAATGGACTTTGCCTTTTCCTTGTACTTGGCGATCAAGTCAGGCCGACCCATCATTGGGTTGTGAACGGAGTAGAACGCCAGGTAGGCGAAGAACGGTTGGTCTTTGTTGGTATCGATGAACGAAGCGGTCTCGCGTGCTAAACGATCCGGCAAGTGATCGCCATCGGGGCTCTCAACTTTAATTTGTGGATTCTCAAACGGTGCAAAATACCGTTTGCCAGTGTAGGGACCACCAGCACTGTGACCGCCAATGTTGACATCGAACCCTTGGTTCTGGGGATAAAACTCTTCGGTCTCACCCAGGTGCCACTTGCCGGCGAAAAACGTGGCGTAGCCTTTGTCCTTCAGTGCTTCGGCAACCGTGACCTCTTCCAAAGGCATGTTGTTGTGCAGCGGAGCGGGATTGAAAGTAGCAGGCCGTCGACCAGAGAAGAAGTTGGTCGCCTGCACGCGAGTCGGATACTTGCCGGTCATCAGGCTGTAGCGAGTCGGCGAGCAGACCGGGTTCGCCGCATAACCATCGGTGAACCGCATCCCCGATTTGGATAGCCGATCGATGTTAGGTGTTTCGTAAAAGCAGTCAGGGTTGTTAGCACCGACGTCCATGTAGCCCAAATCATCGACAACAAAGACAACCACATTGGGCGGTCGGTCCGCTGCGGAAAGACTCCTGGGTATCAGCACGCAAGATACCAAGAGGCCTAACGCGATGACGCTAGGAAACGATGGCCGGAAGGCAGACTTTTTCATATTGAATCGGTTGGAAGCGAGAGCGAGAAGCGGGACTGATGCCCTTAATAACATAGTCGAACCAACTGAAAGATGACAACGCGATGGCGGTCCGTCTGGCATCCCTTAGTAGCCTCTACAGCAATCTTCAACACCTAAAGAATCAAGCAGATCTCAGCCTCCCACATCAACCCGCAACTCAGCACTCACCCCGCAAGTTAGTGATTGCGGTTTCGTCAGTCTCGCACTTAACTGCCTGATGAAAATCGCATAGCAAGGCAGCAGAGACGCTCCGTGGTATCGTCCGCCCGCTAGAATCGTTGCGCTGCCTGACGCCTTTAGCGGAACGGCACAGGGCCAGTGCCTTCTACGATCGAAAATCAACAGGCTGCTAACCGACTTAGGTGCTTTGCTCAAGCGAGTTTTACAGCATGCGAGTTTTACAGCATGCGAGCTTTACAGCATGCGAGCTTTACAGCATGACGGACTTTCAAGTCCGTCGAAGTCGTTGAAAGTGACGAACTAGAGAGTCCGTCGTAGAAATGCCAACCCCGTTCCAGGCGTGACGAAGCCCGCTCTTGGCGTTTGACAATAGCGGGTGGCATTCGGCAAACCGTGGGGCATGGTTTCCGAAGTAAACCATCTTCACCCTACACGACCTCGCCTCACCCTACTTCCCATACGACAAACTCGCAGGGGGCGATCTTGTTGCGAAACCAAACTACTCACCAGCGTTTCCGCCGGCGAGACCATCAATAGCTTCAACAGCAAATCGGGATTCTAGATTTTGACTTAGAGTCCTTCTACTTCCTCCACTTCTCCACCGGATTCTTCCGATGCCGAACGCGCCAAGCTTTTCGCCTGCATTTCCTGTAGTTCTTGAAAAGTCATCGTACCTTGCTCAGTGACTAAACCGCCCTCTGGCGATCCGCAACCGGCAAATCCCACAAGTCCGCACAGTAAGCAAAAGAGAAGAGTCTTTTTCATCATTGATCGTTTCTAAAAAGAGTGATTCGGTTGAATAAGTCGTTTCACCGAGACCTCCGTTGCGTTGACTCAACGCAACGGAGGTTCTGATGTGAAACGAATGGTTCGGACGAAGCCGAACGAGGTGACTAAAATTCTTCTTCGATGGTTTCCTTCGATGCCCGGGTTCCCAATGCTCCCCAAAGACCATAAGGGCTTCTCGATCCGGGGGCACTGATACCAGTACCATTCTGGGCAACGGGAGTTGCATTCTGATTACCAGCGTCAACTGAATCAGTAATGAACTTCACCGCACCATCGCCCATCAACACGTGACATCCACCTTGGTGGCGACTGCTGGCCGAAAACACACCGGACCGGTTGTAAACGTTGTTCGTTCCTAATTCATTCGCAACCTGGAAACAAGCGGCTGAATTCGGTGACGCCATCGTGGTGATTTGACTGAAGACAGGGAAACCACTCGCCCAGCGATATCCGCGAAGCTTGTCTTGCTCATTTCCGCTGAAAATCGTCGAGAGGGGCGTCGAAGCGCTGCTGCTCCAGAATTGTGGCCTTTCGGCATCCACACCAGCGTTGTTGGAGCACTGATTTGGCGACCCGACTGGAGTGATCGGATTGCCCCCCGACTCGCCTCGCAGTGTCACTGCACTGTTGTTGGCCAGAGGATCCGTACGCTTGTCTCGGTCGCCGAGATCGGAGGCGATTTCACCCGCGATAACCGTATTTGCCAACCCATCAAGAATGTCTCGGAACGCCATTTTCTGACGAGGGACAAACGCACCACGCTGACTTGCACGAACCATCTGAGCAAGAGTACTGCTGCGTATTAAGTTTTGGTTGGCCGCACCGACGCCACCGCGGAAAGGACTGTCGCCCATGCAGGCTGCGTAGTTCGTCCGACCGTATGCGGGAAGTCCAACCCCTGGATCACTTGGGCAACGCAGAGTTGGGACCTGAGTCAGGTAAGGAGGATAATTCGCTACGTTGGGTGACGGACCAAAAGCAACCCACGGTTGACCAACGGAGCCCCACCCGGTTGTTCCTCCATCAGTACGACCGACCAAGGGATTCGAAATTTGCTCCCACAAAGCCTGGCCTTCGAAGAAAGGCAGTAAGCCGACGAAGATACTGTGTCGTTCGCCGTTTCCGTTGGTTCGGTTTGGGTGCGATCCGGAATTGGTTCCGTGCCCCGTACCAGACATTTGGGTGGGAAGCTGCTTGTAGGCCGAGTGGTAATTGTGAATAGCCAGGCCAATTTGCTTGAAGTTGTTGCTGCAACTCATCCGGCGAGCGGCCTCTCGGGCAGCCTGCACGGCGGGAAGCAGTAGGCCGACCAGAACGCCAATAATGGCAATCACGACCAGCAACTCGACTAACGTGAATCCGCTTGAGACGCTGCGGGGGCGATTTAAGGTAGTCATCTAGACCTCGACGAGAGAAGAATTCGTTTCGAAAGAAGCGGCGAATGGTCGCCTCTACCCTATAAACCGAATCTCACGGTGCCGATCTAAACACTGCGGCCCAAAAATCCATTTAAAATGGAATTCCTCAAGATCACGCCGCTTCCGTTACATGTGCCCTTTGACGCGATAGACGCCCTAAATCGCCTCAAAAAAAGCATTTCCCCAGTATTTCCGCGATGCTGGAGCCATTAAATCCCTGGGTTGAACAGCGGATTAACTTAACTTTCGCTAGCCGCGTTAAGAGATTTCGCGCGGTTTTCAGCCGGGACGCCTTCTCAGTCGCCAACGACGACTTCGATTGCAGGTGGCAAACCAACAAGCTCCGACTCGGGTAGCTGATCGGGTGCGACGTACACCCTTCGCAGGGTGAGGCTGCTTTCCAGTGGGCTCAAGTCGGAGACTTCCGTCTCCCGGATATCGAGCTCAAATAACTCCAGCCCATCCAGTTCATTCAAATCCGTAATTCCCGTTTCACGCAAATCAAGCGAACGTGGCTGGAGAATGTGCAGCAGGCTAAACCAGTTCGGATGTCGTTCCGAGATCGCAAACGCACGCCTCAAATACTTCAGACCAGCACCACGCAGTTGCACGGTTGCCGAATCGGCATCGAAATACAGTCCTTCGGCGTCCCATTCCTCGTTATTGATTTTGATCCAAGCTCGGACAATCTCGACCTTATCTGCCACTGGCCGTTGATTCAAATCGTCGTAGATCATCAGCTTCTCGGCGAGCGGCGCTCTCCAGCGATTCGAAGCCACCAGTTCGCCCATCAGGTCGATAAGACTTTGAGTGTCCAAATACCCCTCCTCGTTGAGGAGCGGCAAGTACTTCTCAGCCAGAAACAAAAGTTCGCCGGTGATCTCCTTTCCCTCCCTACTAAGCTGCAGCGCTGAATCGAAATCCTGGATTAAGAATAGGATCCAGAATTTTTGGGTCCACGCAAACGACTTAGGCGGAGGATCAAAAACCAGGATCGAATCCATGTGTTCCAACGTCGTTTGAACGGCTGACTTCATCGAGTCGCCATTCCGCAGCGCGGAATTGATAACAAATTCGGAATGCCGAGTTGCCGCGGAAACCTGGCGACCGCGGCGGCGATCCGATGCATTCTTTTCGGCCAAGTATAAGTCAAGGGAATCTTGGGCCTCGGCCTGCGCCAACTCAGCTCGCTCCAGTGCGGTGACGGTTTGAAATTGAGACCGTTCCGCTTCGGCCTGGGCCTCTTGGGAGATCCGACGCGCTTCAACGGCGACCGCCCGTGCCTCCAAAGCCTCATCGCGACTGCGGTTCAACTGAACCACAAAATAGGTCACACACATCGCAAGAATCGAAAGCAACCCCAGCGTCAACGAACACGCATCGCGATGTCTTTTGTAGAACAGCAATGCTTCGCGACGAAGGCTTGGATTTTCAACGGACGTTGTAAAACCATCCAGAAACCGGTGAATGTCTTCGCTCAAGGCTTCCACGCTTTGATAGCGACTGGACGGATCGATTGCGGTGGCCTTGGCAATCGTCGCCGTCAGCGCGAGATCGACTCCCGAACTAACCGGTACTCCGTTTGAATTGGATTGGGCGTTTGAATTGGACCGGGCGTTTGGACTGGACTGGGCATTCGGATTAAATTGGCAAGCCAACAACTCTTGCAGCAAGCAGCCCAGCGCATAGATATCCATTTGTGGAGTCTTGGGCTGCCGGCGATTCATTTGCTCGGGCGCCATATAAACAGGTGTCCCACTGGAGGACTCCAACAACGCACCGTACAGATCCGGGTCGAGCAAGACGGTGGAGTCGTTTTGCCCAGGTTGGTGAGCCATCACCACCCCCATCCCCCAATCGCAAACCTTCACCTCGCCGAACTCGCCCACAAAGATATTCTCGGGCTTGATGTCCAAATGCAAAACGCGACGAGAATGGGCGTAGGCCACCGCATCGCAAACTCGCAAGAAGTATTCCAACCGCTTGCGCAGTGGATACTCCTTTGCGATTTCCTCAGCATTCAGATCCCGCACGACCTGACGCAAGGACCGGCCTTGTTTCAGTTCCATCGTGAAAAAGGGACGGCCTTGGTCGTCGACGTCCATGTCGAACAAGTCAATGATATTCGGGTGATCCAAGCGAGCCGTCAGGTGAGCCTCTCGCAAAAACGCATCAAAATGATCGCTGGAGTATTCCGGCAACGGCTTGGCCATCGCCACATGCCGAGCAGCCTTCGCGTCGTATACACGGTACACCTCTTTCATTCCGCCACGCCCGATCAACTCCGGGTTTTGATAGCGAACTTTGATGCGTGAGATTGCACAAAACAGCGGGCAGATATCGTCATCCGTTTCCAAGCAATCGGAATACGCCAACGACGGATCGGCTTGATCGAAGACATCATCAACGATCGGCTTGATACGCCGGATCGATGCTCGCGAGGGATCGGTTGAAGTCATGGAATTGCTTTAGGGTGATGCACGAACCAAAGTCATAAGACCGCTGGCCGTCAGTCGTTTAGACGTTGTTTTCGGGGAACTCGAGTTCTCGCCGTAACTCGTAAACCTCTCGCACAAGACGTTTCTTCACTCGGTGCTTTAGAACATAAACGCTGTCCTCGCTCATGTTCAAATCTTCGCTGATCGCGGAAGCCGATTCGCCCTCCACGCTTCGGACAAAGACATCCACAGCGTTTCCTGAAAAAACGGTTCGCAGCCGATCGAGTGCTAGCTCAACAATGTGCTCTCGCCATTCCGCTTCGATCCGCTGTTCTAGTTCAGAGTCTTCCATGGGTGACTCTTCGACGGTGTCCAGGTTGCCATCCACGGTTTGTTGATTACGTCGTTGCTTACGATGCCAATCGACCGCCGTGCTACGGATCAAATGTGACAACCAACTTCGAAAGCGAGTTCTTTCGGGCGAGGGTTTGTAGCTGGCAAGATCTTTCCAAAGCCGCATTAGCGCCAACTGACAGGCGTCGTCAATATCGGACCGCGGCACCCCCATGTGCGCCAGAACTCGGCCGATGAACGGTCGGTAATAGTCCAGCAATTCTTCCCACGCGGGGTGATCTTTTCCGGACTGCGCAAGCTCCAACAACGAAATCCGAGTCGGCAGGTTTTGCGAGGGATTGTTCATGGAAGCGAGTAGGATCCTCAACAAGATGAATCGGCGCGACGAAGCCTCGCTACCGTACTTGGCCTGGCCCTGCGATCACCTGCAACGTGATGCCGATGGTCAACGACATTCAGCAATTGACGACGCGAATAATGCACTTTGCCACCGGATCACAACGCGGAACCGACCTGGCCACATGTCAGTGTACTCTGCTGCGGCAAAGCTGTGACACATCGAAAAAACCACCGATGAGTGATTTCAGTCCACCAAGCCGAGGGCGAGACGCTCTGCGCTGGGGACAATTCCTCGGAAGGATTCCAGCGCGGACGGGTTGTCAGCCGCCAGAGATTGAACTTCCCGGGCGATCTGGCTTTTCAAGCGGCTCGCCTCCTGGGGCCGATCGGTCGCGACCGCGATTTCGTGTCGATGCACCGTCGCAACCAATCCATAAAGTCGCTTCAAAGTCGCCGACTTTTGCAGTTGGTCAAGCAAAGCGAGTGCCTGATCGTAATGACCTTGTTCGATGTACAAGCGTGAAAGCTGGAGAGTGGCTTTGTGGTGATAGTCCAGTCGAGCGGGTGCATTTTCCGCAGCCTGATCGACGGGGAAGTAGTCCATGACCGCCAGCCAACCGGGCACGTCATTGCGGGTGATCGCAATCAAGTACTGCTGCGCAATCGAATCGGTACGCGACACAATCGGACCACGTAGCTGACTGCGAATCGACGATGGACGTGTGGCCGTTGCGGTCAGTCCGCCGATTCCCAAACCGACCACGGACAAGATGCCAATCAGGATCCGGCGGCGGGTTCGGCTCTTGCGCTCCTGTTGCGATCGGTCCACGACTCGCTGCAATCGCACCGTTGCGGACCCGGCACCAAACGCATGCGAGGACGCGAAAGGGGAAGCGAGAGTCCGTTGACCGGCGGAAGCTTTCGTTGAGATTGAGTCGTGCGTTTCGTCCAGCACATTGGAGCCATTCGCGTCCTGTTTTCCGGCATCCGGTTGAGCAGCATGCTGGTCCACGACCGCCAAGAGTTCACTCGCCGAAGCAAACCGGCTGGCAGGCGACTTCTGCAAACATCGCATGACCAGTGAAACCAGCCAGCCCGGCAAGTCCGACGTGCCACGCACGCGGTCCAGCGGCAGTGGCGTCTCGTTAATGTGTTTGACCGCCAACGCCAACGGTTCTTCATCGGCGAACGGTGGAGTCCCCGCGAGCAGGTGGTACATCGTGACGCCAAGCGAATACAAATCGCTGCGTGCATCCACCGGATGCCCCTGAATTTGTTCCGGACTCATGTACCGAGGCGTGCCCAGCGTCAGCCCTGCCCGCGTGAGGTTGGCGGTGCTGGAATCGACCGCCGTCAACATGCGTGCCAAACCAAAGTCAGTCACTTTGATGCCGAAGTCATCGCCTTGCATGATGTTTTCAGGCTTCACATCACGATGGGTCACGCCGGCATCGTGCGCGACTTGCAAAGCCCCGGCAACGCTTCGCAACACATTGATCGCGGCGTCGGCCCCCAGCGGCCCGTCTCGGTCGAGCAACTGCTTGAGATTAATCCCGTCGACAAGCTCTTGCGAAATGAAGTGGACGTCGCCGACTTCACCGAACTCGTAGACCTGCACGATCGAGGGATGGTTCAGCCGAGCGGCAGCTTGGGCTTCGCGCTGGAAACGTTTCAGGTTGTCGAGATCGCGTTGAAGATCATCGCCGCCTGACTTCCCTGGACGTAATACCTTCAGGGCGACGTCGCGTTGGAGCTTCATTTGACGCGCGGCGTAAACGTCGGCCATCCCGCCGCTGCCGATCTTGCGGAGGATTTGATATTCGCCCAATCGCTGGCCGGTTAGGTCACTCATCGGCTCACTCCCGACAATTGAACCAAACCTTCATTCATGCTGCCTGATCGCAGACCGGCCAAATTCAATGTGACGTTCCGAAACCCGAGTGATTGAAAATGTTGCGATAACGATTCGTTGAGCTGCAAGTCAACGACGCGTGCCAAGTCCGTCGCCGGCACCTCAATCCTCGCCAACTCGCCGGCGTGCAAACGAACACGAAGATCACCCAAACCGTGCGACCGCAGCCAAGCCTCGGCGGCGTCAATCCGGCCAAGACGTTCAGGGGTGACCTCCACGTGATATTCAATTCGACTGGACAGGCAAGGCGATGCGGGCAGGTCAGCGTTACTGAGTCCGAAGCTTTCCGCGATTCGGCGGACTTCACTTTTGCCGAAACCTAGATCCGCCAACGGAGTCTGCACACCAGCATCCCGCCCCGCTTGGATTCCGGGGCGATGATCACCTAAGTCATCTGCGTTGGTACCCGAAACAATCACGGCGGACCGCTGGACCGCGATAGGCCGCAGGTATTCGTACAACGTTTCTTTACAGTAATAACAGCGGTCGGTCGGGTTGCTACGGTACGCGTCCCGCCCGAGTTCGTTGGTGTCGACAAACCGATGCTCGATCGGTATTTCGGCTGCCACGCGAGTCGCCAATTCGGCCTGCCAACTGGCCAGGGACGGCGAACGGGCGGTGACGGCGATGCAGTTGTCAGGGAAATCAGGTTTGATAACCCCACCCACCTCGCTGAAAAACTGGGAAGCCCCGGTAGTTTGCGGCGTCCCGGCTCGCACGGCCGCTGCCGCCACCACGGAACTGTCCACGCCCCCGGAAAACGCGACAACGAGCGGCCCCAGAGAACTCAGGCGGTCTATCAGTTGTTTCGCGGAATCGAGCATCAGGCGTGTAAAAAAGTGAAGCTGGCGCCAACAAAGCATGAACAAGTGGGGTGGGCGCTACGGTAGTCTACCTTGCTACACTGCTCGTTTCCGCCCCACTGCAATTTGTTTCCGCAGCCCCTCCGGTTCTTCCTTCTTTTCGTCGCGATTTGCGAAATGACAGATTCTTCGCCCCCGTCCAAACCCGCCTCCAATCCCTACCCAGACTCCACCGAGCAAGCAGTAGGGTCACGGGCGAGCGACGATTCGCAAGCCGGATCGAATGCGAACCAGGATAATGCGGCTGGCCAAGACGCTGCTTCGGACCAAGAATCCGCTTCCGCACAGGAAACCTGGGACGCGTTGCCTGTCACACAACAGCGAGCCGCCGTGTTCCGCGTCCAAGCTGGACGTGAGACCATGGAAGCCTTTGTGGTCGCATTCGTTTTGGCGTTGTTGTTCCGAGCGTTCATCGCCGAAGCGTTCGTGATCCCGACGGGGTCGATGGCCCCCGCCCTGATGGGAGCACACAAGGACGTGTTCTGCGACCAATGCGGACAACAGTTCCCGATCGGCGCCAGCCTGGAATTCCGTTCACCGGATGTTGAACAAGTGGTGGTTGGCGGCGTCTGCCCCAATTGCCGACACATCAACTCACTCGATATCGCCAACACGCCGGACGACACCACCTTCAGCGGCGATCGCATCCTGGTTAGCAAGTTTGCGTATGCAATCAGCGATCCTGACCGCTGGGACGTGATCGTTTTTAAGGTGCCCGTGAACCCAAAGCAAAACTACATCAAGCGATTAGTCGGCCTCCCCAACGAGACCCTGACGATCCTGCACGGCGATGTCTACGCGCAACCCGGCGTCAAAACAAACGACGTTGCTGGCGACATCGGCCCGATTGCTGGCCCGGTTAGTGGCCCAGACAACAGGAATTCGAACTCGCCCGGCGAGATCCTACGCAAGCCACCATCCACCCTGCTGGCGATGAAGCACGTCGTTTACAACAGCGACCATCAGGCCGACTCACTGATTCAGGCCGCATACCCAGCTCGATTGCAACCCTGGAAGAGCGGCGCCACTTCGCCACCGGAAGACTCCTGGC includes the following:
- a CDS encoding SDR family NAD(P)-dependent oxidoreductase, which encodes MPSTQDPARSLAGKRALISGSSQGIGSGIAIELAKAGADVTINFPSESNPKDCELADQVVSECVAHGVQAQAIAADMGRQSEVERLVKEATATMGGLDIVVSNAAYSDRHLMLESDLDEFRKTIDVTMWGAFHLLRCGAQQMVDAGQGGSVVMISSPMAHIPMPGAMAYNMSKAAIDQMARTAATELAGHRIRVNIVHPGWIDTPGERKFFSEESLAAEAAKLPWGRLGRSDEIGRGVVFLCDPASQYITGTTLTIDGGIQLPWRDMYRVDEANKAARKDTTA
- a CDS encoding sulfatase, which encodes MKKSAFRPSFPSVIALGLLVSCVLIPRSLSAADRPPNVVVFVVDDLGYMDVGANNPDCFYETPNIDRLSKSGMRFTDGYAANPVCSPTRYSLMTGKYPTRVQATNFFSGRRPATFNPAPLHNNMPLEEVTVAEALKDKGYATFFAGKWHLGETEEFYPQNQGFDVNIGGHSAGGPYTGKRYFAPFENPQIKVESPDGDHLPDRLARETASFIDTNKDQPFFAYLAFYSVHNPMMGRPDLIAKYKEKAKSISGPEFADEEQVFLRGDRKVRILQNKPVYAAMVEAMDEAVGKVLQQLKDSGVEDETIVIFTSDNGGLSTSEGLPTSNLPLRGGKGWVYEGGVREPWIVRYPGVTQAGSESSTPICSIDLFPTLVAAAGGDVDHEIDGVDIRPALEGESLDREALFWHYPHYSNQGGIPGGAIRVGKYKLFERYEDGRVHLYDLEADLGEKNDLSESMPEMVGEMRKKLHDWYQSVDAKFLQPRDGNEPWKPDYQQ
- a CDS encoding DUF1559 domain-containing protein, whose product is MTTLNRPRSVSSGFTLVELLVVIAIIGVLVGLLLPAVQAAREAARRMSCSNNFKQIGLAIHNYHSAYKQLPTQMSGTGHGTNSGSHPNRTNGNGERHSIFVGLLPFFEGQALWEQISNPLVGRTDGGTTGWGSVGQPWVAFGPSPNVANYPPYLTQVPTLRCPSDPGVGLPAYGRTNYAACMGDSPFRGGVGAANQNLIRSSTLAQMVRASQRGAFVPRQKMAFRDILDGLANTVIAGEIASDLGDRDKRTDPLANNSAVTLRGESGGNPITPVGSPNQCSNNAGVDAERPQFWSSSASTPLSTIFSGNEQDKLRGYRWASGFPVFSQITTMASPNSAACFQVANELGTNNVYNRSGVFSASSRHQGGCHVLMGDGAVKFITDSVDAGNQNATPVAQNGTGISAPGSRSPYGLWGALGTRASKETIEEEF
- a CDS encoding serine/threonine-protein kinase; this translates as MTSTDPSRASIRRIKPIVDDVFDQADPSLAYSDCLETDDDICPLFCAISRIKVRYQNPELIGRGGMKEVYRVYDAKAARHVAMAKPLPEYSSDHFDAFLREAHLTARLDHPNIIDLFDMDVDDQGRPFFTMELKQGRSLRQVVRDLNAEEIAKEYPLRKRLEYFLRVCDAVAYAHSRRVLHLDIKPENIFVGEFGEVKVCDWGMGVVMAHQPGQNDSTVLLDPDLYGALLESSSGTPVYMAPEQMNRRQPKTPQMDIYALGCLLQELLACQFNPNAQSSPNARSNSNAQSNSNGVPVSSGVDLALTATIAKATAIDPSSRYQSVEALSEDIHRFLDGFTTSVENPSLRREALLFYKRHRDACSLTLGLLSILAMCVTYFVVQLNRSRDEALEARAVAVEARRISQEAQAEAERSQFQTVTALERAELAQAEAQDSLDLYLAEKNASDRRRGRQVSAATRHSEFVINSALRNGDSMKSAVQTTLEHMDSILVFDPPPKSFAWTQKFWILFLIQDFDSALQLSREGKEITGELLFLAEKYLPLLNEEGYLDTQSLIDLMGELVASNRWRAPLAEKLMIYDDLNQRPVADKVEIVRAWIKINNEEWDAEGLYFDADSATVQLRGAGLKYLRRAFAISERHPNWFSLLHILQPRSLDLRETGITDLNELDGLELFELDIRETEVSDLSPLESSLTLRRVYVAPDQLPESELVGLPPAIEVVVGD
- a CDS encoding RNA polymerase sigma factor, whose amino-acid sequence is MNNPSQNLPTRISLLELAQSGKDHPAWEELLDYYRPFIGRVLAHMGVPRSDIDDACQLALMRLWKDLASYKPSPERTRFRSWLSHLIRSTAVDWHRKQRRNQQTVDGNLDTVEESPMEDSELEQRIEAEWREHIVELALDRLRTVFSGNAVDVFVRSVEGESASAISEDLNMSEDSVYVLKHRVKKRLVREVYELRRELEFPENNV